A genomic window from Synergistetes bacterium HGW-Synergistetes-1 includes:
- a CDS encoding peptidase M38, which produces MKMGYKLLKNATLIDGTGSDPREFVSVLIEDNKIKEITTDNSHSPSYVDEVYDCRGNTLMPGLIDAHMHLGLVEIEVINLARRNAPGLMAARMFKNLKEALDQGYTSARDAGGADVGFKEAVAQGIVPGPRLKICGSVIAQTGGHGDDRVTSETRPYSEPYLGFRATIADGVPEVLKASRENIRRGADFLKVMCGGGCASPTQGPETSQYALEELKAIVDVAESVGSYVASHSYSNRSICLSANAGIRTIEHANLMTKETAALVASKGAYIVPTQITYEIVIEKSRDLISKFIYDKFVSVCERGYEAIHHAIDAGIRVGGGSDLTGVNTKYASGAISYQAKVQGPMGAIVSFTKTNSEILGIDNVTGTIEEGKLADILVVKGNPLKDIGLFKNHSENMLLIMQGGVCHKNLLS; this is translated from the coding sequence ATGAAAATGGGGTATAAATTATTAAAAAATGCCACTCTAATCGATGGAACTGGAAGCGACCCTCGTGAATTTGTTTCTGTTCTTATTGAAGACAACAAAATTAAAGAAATCACAACAGACAACTCCCATTCCCCTTCTTACGTAGATGAAGTATACGATTGCAGGGGTAATACTTTAATGCCAGGGCTTATAGACGCACATATGCATTTAGGATTAGTAGAAATTGAAGTTATAAACCTTGCTCGTAGGAATGCGCCGGGACTTATGGCTGCTCGCATGTTCAAAAATCTCAAAGAAGCACTTGATCAAGGTTACACGTCTGCTAGAGATGCCGGAGGTGCCGATGTTGGCTTCAAGGAAGCCGTAGCACAAGGCATTGTTCCTGGGCCCCGACTTAAGATTTGCGGATCAGTTATTGCTCAAACAGGAGGTCATGGTGACGACAGAGTTACTTCTGAAACACGCCCCTACTCAGAGCCATACTTAGGGTTTAGAGCAACTATCGCTGATGGGGTTCCAGAAGTTCTTAAAGCAAGCAGAGAAAATATTCGTCGCGGCGCAGATTTCTTGAAGGTAATGTGCGGCGGTGGATGCGCAAGTCCTACACAAGGGCCTGAAACTTCGCAGTATGCCCTTGAAGAACTCAAGGCAATAGTTGATGTCGCTGAATCCGTTGGCTCTTATGTTGCCTCTCACAGTTACTCCAACAGAAGCATTTGCTTAAGCGCAAATGCTGGAATCAGAACGATTGAACATGCAAATCTCATGACCAAAGAAACCGCTGCCCTTGTTGCTTCAAAAGGGGCATACATCGTACCGACACAAATTACATATGAAATAGTGATAGAGAAAAGCCGTGATCTAATTTCTAAATTTATATATGACAAATTTGTATCAGTGTGTGAAAGAGGATATGAAGCTATTCACCATGCAATTGACGCTGGTATTCGTGTCGGAGGAGGTTCTGACCTTACCGGAGTGAATACTAAATATGCTTCGGGAGCCATTTCTTATCAAGCAAAGGTACAGGGTCCGATGGGCGCAATCGTTTCCTTCACAAAGACCAATTCTGAAATTCTTGGAATAGATAATGTAACTGGGACAATTGAAGAAGGAAAACTTGCCGATATTCTTGTGGTAAAAGGCAACCCTCTTAAAGACATTGGGTTATTTAAAAATCATAGTGAAAACATGCTTTTAATAATGCAGGGAGGTGTGTGCCACAAAAATCTTCTTTCTTAG